The nucleotide sequence AACATGGAAGCGCGGATATAGAGGATTTAATGTTAAATTTACGAATACCAATTCAAACTGTTGTAGAAATAATTGATGAGTTGCGTGAAGAAGGAAAACTTGTACCTAAAGGTGAATAAACAACTTGCCCCTTCATAGAGAAGCAAATTCCACCTTGACAGGTAAAAAAATTCTGATTGTTCATGATGGAATAAAGAAAGGGCCAGCCCTTTATGCGACAAAGGGTCGCCATAACGCACAGTATATGGAAGTTATTGGTACAGAAAAACCTGCTTTTGCGGTAATAGACTTGAAATTGCAATATGTTACGACGAGGCAATCATGATGCCAAAGTATGTTATGGAAAACGAAGCTATTGAGGGAAAAAAAATCTTTTGTGTTTTTGAAAAAAGACCATTATATGGAAAAGAGGAAAAGAGTAAGAGATCGAACGTATCTATAACTGGAAATCCTGCTGTTGCAGTTGTGAAACAGGTTTGGGAGTATAAAAAGAAGTAAAACTGAGGCGAGTAACTTAGTGGGACCTATTCAGGAAAAGTTTAATTGTAGAGGTTGTGTTTTGCATCCTAACGGTGATGATTGGGCATGAATTTTTGGAAGGATTTGCCTGCGGGGGATAACCCTCCTGAATTGCTGAACATGGTTATTGAAGTCATTAATGGTTCGCGTGACAAGTATGAGTACAATAAGGATTGGGAAGCGTTTGTTTTAGACAGGATTATTCCTTCGTCGGTGGTTTTTCCTGTAGAGTACGGTTTTGTTCCTCAGACGTGGTTTGACGACGGCGACCCCTTAGACATCATGGTCCTCAGTTACGCCCGTTTAACCGTGGGGTGCATAGTTAAAGTCAGAGTAATCGGCGCATTGATTATCGAAGACGAAGCAGGCTTAGACGCCAAAATCCTCTCAGTACTTACCAGCGACGCACGATTCGAAGGCGTCCAAGACATAACCGACGTCCACAAACACCAACTCGTAGAAATCCAAGAATTCTTCGAAACCTACAAACGCCTAGAACCCCACAAATGGGCAAAATCCCGAGGATGGAAAAACGCCAAAGAAGCCAGAGAACTCATCAAATACGCAATGGACAAATACCAAGAAATCAACAAAAAAGAAAAACAAAAACAATAACCCCAACCACCCTTCACCCTAGCTTTTCCGCGGCTTTTAAGCAAATAAGGGTTTTCACAGCAAAACGTGAAACACTCAGCAACCTATTTGGATGCAAATATTAATTCTATGCAGAAGGGGGGAGGGGGTACTTGTGCAGGCAGTTTGGGGAAGCATGGAAACGCTAATTTTTGTGTTGCTGCGGGTTAGGTGGAGAAGTAGTCGTTGAGGCGTTTTTGGTAGAGGTTTTTTCGTAGAAGCTTACCTTGGGTTAGCCATTGTTTTAGGGGGATTTGGAGGCGGGTGCTGGCGAAGTTAAGAGCTTGCTGTAGCGTGTTGAATTTGTGGGGTTTTTGTTGCATGGCGTGGCGTACGTTTTCGCGCACTTGCCAAACGCCTACGGGCATGATGTATCCAGGGCGGGCTTCACGCAAAACAATCGCGGTTGCTTGGCGGCGTTCTTTGACAAGATGTTCGCAAACTGCTAGGCGTGCGGAGTAGTAGCAGCCGCCGATTTGGGCGTAGGTGGTTCGTCCGTTGTAGCCTTCATTGTCAGAGTAGATAACTGTGTTTGCGCCTGCGGGGTTC is from Candidatus Bathyarchaeota archaeon and encodes:
- a CDS encoding inorganic diphosphatase; this encodes MNFWKDLPAGDNPPELLNMVIEVINGSRDKYEYNKDWEAFVLDRIIPSSVVFPVEYGFVPQTWFDDGDPLDIMVLSYARLTVGCIVKVRVIGALIIEDEAGLDAKILSVLTSDARFEGVQDITDVHKHQLVEIQEFFETYKRLEPHKWAKSRGWKNAKEARELIKYAMDKYQEINKKEKQKQ